The Comamonas endophytica sequence GGTGGTGCTTTTCATGTGCAGGTGGATTAAATATAGTTGCAAATGTAATCCACCCCGGCCGGCCCGGTCGGGGTGTCCCTGTCGGTTCAGTGGCACAATGGTGGTCGCAACAAGGCCCTTCCCATGCCACCGTCGCATCCGCCAATCGGTACAGCCGTGTCGCGGAAGGTCTACCCACCAGCTAATGCTTTCTCCAGGAAAGCGGAGGTCAGCGAGATATGAGCGATCAGACAACCGTCTATCAAGCCTACCAAGGCAATACCCATCTCTTCGGCGGCAATGCGCCGTATGTCGAAGAGATGTACGAGAACTACCTTGCCAATCCCGGCAGCGTGCCCGATTCGTGGCGCGAGTATTTCGATGCACTGCAGCACGTGCCCGCGGTCGACGGCTCCAATGCCCGCGACGTGCCCCACCTGCCGGTCGTCAACGCCTTTGCCGAGCGTGCCAAGCAGGGCTGCACCCAGGTCGTCGTCGCTTCGGGCGCCGACTCCGAGCTGGGCCGCAAGCGCACCGCCGTGCAGCAACTGATCGCCGCGTACCGCAATGTCGGCCAGCGCTGGGCCGATCTCGACCCGCTCAAGCGCACCGAGCGCCCCCAGATTCCCGAACTCGAGCCTTCCTTCTATGGCTTCGGCGACGCCGACCAGGAAATCGTGTTCAACGTGGGCAACACCTTCTTCGGCAAGGAAACCATGCCCCTGCGCGAGTTGCTCAACTCGCTCAATGAAACCTACTGCGGCGCCATCGGCGCCGAGTACATGTATGCCACCGACCAGAACCAGAAGCGCTGGTGGCAGCAAAAGCTCGAAACCATCCGCAGCAAGCCGCAGTTCGACGCGCAGAAGAAGCAGCGCATCCTCGACCGCCTGACGGCTGCCGAAGGCCTCGAGCGCTTCCTGCACACCAAGTACGTCGGCCAGAAGCGCTTCTCGCTCGAAGGCGGCGAGAGCTTCATCGTCGCGATGGACGAGCTGATCCAGTCGGCCGGCTCCAAGGGCGTGCAGGAAATCGTCATCGGCATGGCCCACCGCGGCCGCCTGAACGTGCTGGTCAACACGCTGGGCAAGACCCCGCGCGACCTGTTTGCCGAGTTCGACCACACGGCCCCCGAAGACCTGCCCTCGGGCGACGTCAAGTACCACCAGGGCTTCAGCTCCGACGTGTCGACGGCCGGCGGCCCGGTGCACCTGTCGCTGGCCTTCAACCCCTCGCACCTGGAAATCGTCAACCCCGTGGTCGAAGGTTCGGTGCGCGCACGCATGGACCGCCGTGGCGACCCGCAGGGCAAGCAGGTGCTGCCGGTGCTGGTGCACGGCGACGCGGCCTTTGCCGGCCAGGGCGTGAACCAGGAAACGCTGGCGCTGGCCCAGACCCGCGGCTACACCACGGGCGGCACGGTCCACATCATCATCAACAACCAGATCGGCTTCACGACCTCCGATCCGCGCGACACGCGCTCGACGCTGTACTGCACCGACATCGTGAAGATGATCGAGTCGCCGGTCCTGCACGTCAACGGCGATGATCCCGAAGCCGTGGCCCTGGCCGTGCAGCTGGCGCTGGAATTCCGCATGGAGTTCGCCAAGGACGTGGTCGTGGACATCATCTGCTTCCGCAAGCTGGGCCACAACGAGCAGGACACTCCCGCGCTGACGCAGCCGCTGATGTACAAGAAGATCGCGGCCCACCCCGGCACGCGCAAGCTCTACGCCGACAAGCTGGCGGCCCAGGGCCTGGGCGAGACGCTGGGCGACGACATGGCCAAGGCCTACCGCGCGGCGCTCGACGAAGGCCGCCACACGGCCGACCCGGTGCTGACCAACTTCAAGAGCCAGTACGCGGTCGACTGGAGCCCCTTCCTGGGCAAACCCTGGACCGATGCCGGCGACACCGCGATTCCGCTGACCGAATGGAAGCGCCTGGCCGAGAAGATCTCGACCATCCCCGAGACCGTCGCGCCGCACGCGCTGGTCAAGAAGGTCTATGACGACCGCGCCGCCATGGGCCGCGGCGACATCAATGTCGACTGGGGCATGGGCGAGCACATGGCTTTCGCCTCGCTGGTCGCTTCGGGCTACCCCGTGCGCCTGTCGGGCGAGGACTGTGGCCGCGGCACCTTCACGCACCGCCATGCCGTCATCCATGACCAGAAGCGCGAGAAGTGGGACACCGGAACGTACGTGCCGCTGCAGAACGTCGCCGACAACCAGGCGCCGTTCGTCGTGATCGACTCGCTGCTGTCGGAAGAGGCCGTTCTGGGCTTCGAATACGGCTACGCCTCGAACGACCCGAACACCATGGTCATCTGGGAAGCCCAGTTCGGCGACTTCGCCAACGGCGCCCAGGTCGTCATCGACCAGTTCATCGCCTCCGGCGAAGTCAAGTGGGGCCGCATCAACGGCCTGACGCTGATGCTGCCGCACGGCTACGAAGGCCAGGGCCCCGAGCACAGCTCGGCACGCCTGGAACGCTTCATGCAGCTGGCCGCGGACACCAACATGCAGATCGTGCAGCCGACCACGGCCAGCCAGATCTTCCACGTGCTGCGCCGCCAGATGGTGCGCAACCTGCGCAAGCCGCTGGTGATCATGACGCCGAAGTCGCTGCTGCGCAACAAGGACGCGACCTCGCCGCTGTCCGAGTTCACCGCCGGTGCCTTCCAGACCGTCATCCCCGAGCAGGATGCCAAGATCGCCGACAACGCCGCCAAGGTCAAGCGCGTCATTGCCTGCTCCGGCAAGGTGTACTACGACCTGGTGAAGAAGCGTGCCGAGCGCGAGGACGACAGCGTGGCCATCATCCGCGTGGAACAGCTCTATCCGTTCCCGCACAAGGCCTTTGCCGCCGAGCTCAAGAAGTACCCCCAGGCCACCGACATCGTGTGGTGCCAGGACGAGCCGCAAAACCAGGGCGCGTGGTTCTTCATCCAGCACAACATCCACGAGAACATGCTCGAAGGACAGAAGCTGGGCTACTCCGGCCGCGCGGCTTCCGCCTCGCCGGCAGTGGGCTACTCGCACCTGCACCAGGAACAGCAGAAGGCGCTGGTCGACGGCGCATTTGCCAAGCTCAAGGGTTTTGTCCTGACCAAGTAAGGCCAAGAGACCCCTCACTCAGTACAAACACCTTTTGAAAGAAACACCATGGCAATCGTAGAAGTCAAAGTCCCCCAGCTGTCCGAATCCATCGCCGAAGCCACCATGCTGACCTGGAAGAAGAAGGTCGGCGAAGCAGTGGCGGTCGATGAAATCCTGATCGAGATCGAGACCGACAAGGTCGTGCTGGAAGTGCCCGCACCGTCGGCCGGCGTCATCACCGAGATCGTGCAGGGCGACGGCGCCACCGTCACCGCCGAGCAGCTGATCGCCAAGATCGACACCGAAGCCGTTGCCGGCGCCGCCGCTCCCGCAGCTGCAGCTCCTGCACCCGCTGCCGCCGCTCCCGCTGCTGCACCCGCTGCGCCCGCAGCCACCGGCGGCAACAAGGGCGATGTCGCCATGCCCGCCGCCGCCAAGCTGCTGGCCGAGAACAACCTGTCGGCCGCCAACGTGGCAGGCTCCGGCAAGGACGGCCGCGTGACTAAGGGCGACGCCCTGAACGCCATCAAGGGCGGCGTGCAATCGACGGCTGCCGTCATCCCCACCGGCGTGCCCGCCAAGTCGCTGCCCCAGGTGTCCGCACCTGCGGGCAAGCAAGACCTGGGCGAGCGTCCCGAGCAGCGCGTGCCGATGACCCGCCTGCGCGCGCGCGTCGCCGAGCGCCTGCTGCAGTCGCAGTCGACCAACGCCATCCTGACGACCTTCAACGAAGTGAACATGGCGCCCGTC is a genomic window containing:
- the odhB gene encoding 2-oxoglutarate dehydrogenase complex dihydrolipoyllysine-residue succinyltransferase, whose product is MAIVEVKVPQLSESIAEATMLTWKKKVGEAVAVDEILIEIETDKVVLEVPAPSAGVITEIVQGDGATVTAEQLIAKIDTEAVAGAAAPAAAAPAPAAAAPAAAPAAPAATGGNKGDVAMPAAAKLLAENNLSAANVAGSGKDGRVTKGDALNAIKGGVQSTAAVIPTGVPAKSLPQVSAPAGKQDLGERPEQRVPMTRLRARVAERLLQSQSTNAILTTFNEVNMAPVMAMRKKFQDDFTKEHGVKMGFMSFFVKAAVHALKKYPVLNASVDGNDIVYHGYFDIGIAVGSPRGLVVPILRNADQMSFAEIEKKIAEFGQKAKDGKLGIDDMTGGTFSISNGGTFGSMMSTPIINPPQSAILGVHATKDRAVVENGQVVVRPMNYFAMSYDHRIIDGREAVLGLVAMKDALEDPARLLFDL
- a CDS encoding 2-oxoglutarate dehydrogenase E1 component, translating into MSDQTTVYQAYQGNTHLFGGNAPYVEEMYENYLANPGSVPDSWREYFDALQHVPAVDGSNARDVPHLPVVNAFAERAKQGCTQVVVASGADSELGRKRTAVQQLIAAYRNVGQRWADLDPLKRTERPQIPELEPSFYGFGDADQEIVFNVGNTFFGKETMPLRELLNSLNETYCGAIGAEYMYATDQNQKRWWQQKLETIRSKPQFDAQKKQRILDRLTAAEGLERFLHTKYVGQKRFSLEGGESFIVAMDELIQSAGSKGVQEIVIGMAHRGRLNVLVNTLGKTPRDLFAEFDHTAPEDLPSGDVKYHQGFSSDVSTAGGPVHLSLAFNPSHLEIVNPVVEGSVRARMDRRGDPQGKQVLPVLVHGDAAFAGQGVNQETLALAQTRGYTTGGTVHIIINNQIGFTTSDPRDTRSTLYCTDIVKMIESPVLHVNGDDPEAVALAVQLALEFRMEFAKDVVVDIICFRKLGHNEQDTPALTQPLMYKKIAAHPGTRKLYADKLAAQGLGETLGDDMAKAYRAALDEGRHTADPVLTNFKSQYAVDWSPFLGKPWTDAGDTAIPLTEWKRLAEKISTIPETVAPHALVKKVYDDRAAMGRGDINVDWGMGEHMAFASLVASGYPVRLSGEDCGRGTFTHRHAVIHDQKREKWDTGTYVPLQNVADNQAPFVVIDSLLSEEAVLGFEYGYASNDPNTMVIWEAQFGDFANGAQVVIDQFIASGEVKWGRINGLTLMLPHGYEGQGPEHSSARLERFMQLAADTNMQIVQPTTASQIFHVLRRQMVRNLRKPLVIMTPKSLLRNKDATSPLSEFTAGAFQTVIPEQDAKIADNAAKVKRVIACSGKVYYDLVKKRAEREDDSVAIIRVEQLYPFPHKAFAAELKKYPQATDIVWCQDEPQNQGAWFFIQHNIHENMLEGQKLGYSGRAASASPAVGYSHLHQEQQKALVDGAFAKLKGFVLTK